In a genomic window of Muntiacus reevesi chromosome 1, mMunRee1.1, whole genome shotgun sequence:
- the LCE7A gene encoding late cornified envelope protein 7A, which yields MFCQQNQQKYQLPSKSLPKYPPKRFPQVPQAPQAPQAPAPCLPPARTHYISSCSISGFGGCSSLVSHRFPSNYRRQPQPSSCLDVELAGCSSCCHGFGDYS from the coding sequence ATGTTCTGCCAGCAAAACCAGCAGAAGTACCAGCTCCCCAGCAAGAGCCTCCCCAAATACCCACCTAAGCGCTTCCCTCAGGTTCCTCAGGCCCCTCAGGCCCCTCAGGCCCCggctccctgcctgcctcccgcCCGCACCCACTATATCTCCAGCTGTTCTATCTCTGGCTTTGGAGGCTGCAGCTCTCTGGTATCCCATCGGTTCCCAAGCAACTACCGACGCCAGCCCCAGCCTTCCAGCTGCTTAGATGTGGAGCTTGCTGGATGTTCCAGTTGCTGCCACGGTTTTGGGGACTACAGCTGA